GTAAGAGCTTCGTCCTCCGGCAGCTTTTTGCCGCCCGCAACTACGATCGGAACCGGGCAGGCCGACACGATCTCTTCAAAGTTCTCGCAGTAATACGTTTTAATAATGTTTGCTCCCAGCTCTGCCAAAAGGCGGGTTGCCAGCTTAAAGAACCGATCCGTCCGCTCCATCTGCTTGCCAACCGCCACAACACCCATGGTGGGGATTCCATAGCGCAGGCCCGCGTTGATGCTGCGGGACAAATTATCCAGGCTGGAGAGCTGGCCGTCCGCGCCGACGAAGGTCTGCACGGCCATGCAGTCCGCGTTCATACGGATGGAATCCTCAATGTCCACGGCGATCACTTCGTGAGAAAGATCGTCGTTGAGCATGGAGGAACCGGAAGTGGTGCGCAGCGCAATTGCTTTTCGGCACTCCGGGGGAACGCAGGTGCGAAGCGCGCCGCGTGTGCCCATTAGAACATCTACATGGGGCAAAAGCTCGGGAATCAGCAGGTCGAGTCGTTCGAGGCCGGCGGTGGAGCCCATGAAATAGCCATGGTCAAAGGCGAACATCACCGTGTTTCCGCTTTTGGGGTCGAAAATATTGGCAAGGTGCTTCTTCATACCCCAATCCAAACTGTTTGAACCTTTCACATGAAAACCACCTTGATTGGCGAAAGGCACCTCCACATGATAATCCTTTGCAACTTTGTTGCCGTCTTTGTCAGCCATAATCATTGATCTCCTTTATCCATTAAAAGTCCGAAAAACACGAATCTCCCGTCAAAAACAAAGCCTTTGTTCTTGTTCCCCGCCTATGGCGAGGAACAAGAACCGTCCTAGCTCCACTGCTTACAGGGAATTCGCAGTTAAATCGCCGTCTTCCATTCGTTCACCGGGCCGGGAACCGAAATCCGGTCGTTTAGAAGTTGTATTTGTCCACGTTGGCCGTGGTGAATACCACGCGCTCCGGCAGCAGAACAACGCCGTTGTTGGTATCGCCGGTCTTCGCGCCGGATACCAGGCTGTCGTTGGCCTTTACTTCTACCTTGCCAATACTCGGGATGTCAATCGTGTCACCCACCTTAACGGTGTTGCCGGCAGCCAGGTAAGCAGCCAGGTAGCAGCCCATTGCACCCTGAATTCCGCAATCCCACAGACCCCACTGCTCAATGACGTTTGCTTTTGCATAGTCACGGATGGAGTTCGGGGAAGCAAAACCGGTGATGGTGATTTTGTCCTTGGTCAGGCCCTTGTTCTGAGCAGCCTTGAGCTGGCCGGGCAGAGCAGTGGAGTCGTTGCAGATGATCAGGTCAATATCCTTGTTCGCTTCCAGGATGGAGGAACCGATGGAAACGGCCTTTTCTGCATCCTGCTCGGAATAGTAGTTGCTGGGGGCTACGTTTTCCCAGTTGGGATAGTTCGCTTTAATATAAGCCTCGCCCGCTACCTGCCAGGAGTTCTGGTCGGCAACAGTCGCCTGAGAATAGTGCCAGCAATATTTGATTTTGTCTTTCTTAATGTCCTTGCCTCTCTTGGTCAGAGAATCGGCACCCATGTCAACCAGCATTTTGCCGAGGATGTCAGGTGTGCCCTGAGAAACCATCAGCGTACGGGCGTCGGAGGATACGTCGGAATCCCATGTTGCCACGGTAATGCCGGCATCCTTCGCCTTTTTCAGCACAGAATCCAGGCCGGTGGCATCAACGGAAGAAATGCAGATGGCATCCGCTCCGCTGGCGATCGCGTTGTTCACGACCTGTACCTGGTCGGCCACGGCTGCACTCGGGCTGCCTTGATAGCTGACGGTAAAGCCCCATTCTTTGGCGTACTTTTGCGCGCCGGTATTTGCGGATTCAAAGAACGCGTTGCCGGTCAGCTTCGGAATAAATACAACTGTTTTGCCTGCCACACTTTTCGTTCCGGACTCTGCGGTAGACGCCGCCTGAGAAGTAGTCCCGCTGGATGCAGCGGGTTTTTCGCTGCTGCCACAGCCCGCAAGCGGTAAAGACGCCATTGCCGCTGCAAGGACAAATGCAAGTACCTTTTTCATAAAAGAGCCTCCTGATTTTTTATTTGCATGGCTTATAATGCCAAAACGCACCGGAATAAAAAGAAACACTCAACTCTTCAGCCTCGAAGGGCGAGAGAATTTTCCGGCCATCAGCCGAATGACCTTGGGGTTTGCCGAGAGGGCGCGGCCGGTGATGACGATCAGCAGCAGGAGCCCCACGGGAATGTCGAGATACTGCGTGTTGATCTTAAAGCACAGCGGCAGGCCGAAGCGCAGGATACCAATAACCAGTGCAGCCAGTGCGGTGCCGATGACACTGCCCCTGCCGCCGGTGCTGAGTGTACCCCCCAACACAACCGCAGTAATGATCGGCAGGGTAAACGTTACACCGATGTCACTCTTGGCCGTGCCCAGATACGAGGTAAGCACAATGCCGGCAATCGCGGCGCTGATCGCCGA
Above is a window of Faecalispora anaeroviscerum DNA encoding:
- a CDS encoding substrate-binding domain-containing protein; the protein is MKKVLAFVLAAAMASLPLAGCGSSEKPAASSGTTSQAASTAESGTKSVAGKTVVFIPKLTGNAFFESANTGAQKYAKEWGFTVSYQGSPSAAVADQVQVVNNAIASGADAICISSVDATGLDSVLKKAKDAGITVATWDSDVSSDARTLMVSQGTPDILGKMLVDMGADSLTKRGKDIKKDKIKYCWHYSQATVADQNSWQVAGEAYIKANYPNWENVAPSNYYSEQDAEKAVSIGSSILEANKDIDLIICNDSTALPGQLKAAQNKGLTKDKITITGFASPNSIRDYAKANVIEQWGLWDCGIQGAMGCYLAAYLAAGNTVKVGDTIDIPSIGKVEVKANDSLVSGAKTGDTNNGVVLLPERVVFTTANVDKYNF
- the lsrF gene encoding 3-hydroxy-5-phosphonooxypentane-2,4-dione thiolase; this translates as MADKDGNKVAKDYHVEVPFANQGGFHVKGSNSLDWGMKKHLANIFDPKSGNTVMFAFDHGYFMGSTAGLERLDLLIPELLPHVDVLMGTRGALRTCVPPECRKAIALRTTSGSSMLNDDLSHEVIAVDIEDSIRMNADCMAVQTFVGADGQLSSLDNLSRSINAGLRYGIPTMGVVAVGKQMERTDRFFKLATRLLAELGANIIKTYYCENFEEIVSACPVPIVVAGGKKLPEDEALTLAYHAISEGARGLDMGRNIFQSEHPAAMAEAIGKIVHHGFTDKQAFEFYQNATHL